The Anoplopoma fimbria isolate UVic2021 breed Golden Eagle Sablefish chromosome 5, Afim_UVic_2022, whole genome shotgun sequence genome contains a region encoding:
- the dusp3a gene encoding dual specificity protein phosphatase 3 translates to MKKHLSPTKQQQQPPVPAPAPADGTGITVQQLNELLSNGSGFYSLPTQHFNEVFPRIYIGNAFVAQNAMRLQKLGVTHVLNVAEGTSFMHVNTSVEFYAGTGITYHGIKANDTVQFHLSAFFEEGADFIDKALAHNNGKGKVYVHCREGYSRSPTMVVAYLMLRHKMDARLAVATVRHKREIGPNDGFLRQLCQLNEKLAKEGKLNGEVGKLKTK, encoded by the exons atGAAGAAACACCTGAGTCctacaaaacagcagcagcagccgccggTACCGGCACCGGCACCGGCTGACGGTACCGGGATCACCGTCCAGCAACTCAACGAGCTGCTCTCCAACGGGAGCGGCTTCTACAGCCTACCGACACAGCACTTCAACGAGGTCTTCCCCCGAATATACATCGGTAACGC GTTCGTTGCCCAGAATGCAATGCGTCTGCAGAAACTCGGAGTGACGCACGTCCTCAACGTGGCGGAGGGCACCTCCTTCATGCACGTCAACACCAGCGTGGAGTTCTACGCCGGCACGGGCATCACGTACCACGGCATCAAGGCCAACGACACGGTGCAGTTCCACCTCAGTGCCTTCTTTGAGGAGGGGGCTGATTTCATCGACAAGGCGCTGGCTCACAATAATGGAAAAG GGAAAGTGTACGTACACTGCAGAGAAGGCTACAGCCGCTCCCCCACCATGGTTGTCGCCTACCTCATGTTGCGCCACAAAATGGATGCCCGGCTGGCGGTGGCCACCGTGAGGCACAAGAGAGAAATCGGCCCCAACGACGGCTTTCTTCGCCAACTGTGCCAACTCAACGAGAAGCTGGCGAAGGAGGGCAAGCTGAACGGGGAGGTGGGCAAACTAAAGACCAAGTGA